The following proteins come from a genomic window of Paramisgurnus dabryanus chromosome 19, PD_genome_1.1, whole genome shotgun sequence:
- the slc2a3a gene encoding solute carrier family 2, facilitated glucose transporter member 3a yields the protein MEGEKKQITCYLMFSLSTAVIGSLQFGYNTGVINAPEQKLRAFFNETWMQRYGEPIKPGVCTIVWSFAVAIFSVGGMIGSFSVGVIANKFGRRRSMFLVNILAVIGGALMGLCTLCYSFEMVIVGRLVIGLFCGLFTGLTPMYVGELSPTPLRGAFGTLHQLGVVVGILIAQIFGLEYILGSQKLWPLLLALTVLPAIVQCILLPFCPESPRYLLINLNQEEQARKVLVRLRGYEDVGKDMQEMKEESMKTQMEKKVTIPELFRSPAYRQPILIAIMLQLSQQLSGINAVFYYSTGIFESAGVTQPIYATIGAGAVNTVFTVVSLFLVERAGRRTLHLIGLGGMAVSALIMTIALLMKHIEAVRYLSIAGVFAFVAMFEMGPGPIPWFIVAELFSQGPRPAAMAVAGCSNWTANFLVGISFPKLEELCGPYVFIIFMIFLIFFFIFTYFCVPETKGRTFDEIARGFSGASPPPAASLEESGRVPLPDSPVKEKVPLVEASRNSSEQGPSSSEQCTGEVGKVEEPLVESSK from the exons ATGGAGGGGGAGAAG AAACAGATAACATGCTACCTAATGTTTTCTTTATCAACGGCTGTAATCGGTTCGCTACAGTTTGGCTACAACACAGGTGTTATCAATGCACCTGAACAG AAATTACGAGCCTTTTTCAACGAGACATGGATGCAGCGCTACGGGGAGCCCATCAAGCCGGGCGTGTGCACCATCGTGTGGAGCTTTGCGGTGGCCATCTTTAGTGTGGGTGGAATGATAGGCTCCTTCAGTGTTGGTGTCATAGCCAACAAATTTGGAAG ACGTAGATCCATGTTTCTCGTGAATATCTTGGCTGTGATTGGTGGCGCTCTCATGGGATTGTGCACTCTCTGTTACTCCTTTGAGATGGTCATTGTTGGCCGGCTGGTGATTGGACTGTTCTGTGGTCTCTTTACTGGTCTTACTCCAATGTACGTTGGGGAGTTGTCGCCCACTCCCCTTCGCGGGGCCTTTGGGACCCTGCACCAGCTTGGCGTCGTGGTGGGCATCTTAATTGCTCAG ATCTTTGGTCTGGAGTATATACTGGGTTCACAAAAGCTCTGGCCTTTGCTTTTGGCTTTAACCGTCCTACCTGCCATCGTGCAATGTATTCTGCTGCCATTCTGCCCTGAGAGTCCTCGCTACCTTCTTATCAACCTTAACCAGGAGGAGCAGGCCCGCAAAG TCTTGGTGCGTCTCCGTGGTTATGAGGATGTGGGGAAGGACATGCAAGAGATGAAAGAGGAAAGTATGAAGACACAAATGGAAAAGAAGGTGACCATTCCCGAGCTCTTCCGCTCCCCTGCTTACCGGCAGCCTATCCTCATCGCTATAATGCTTCAGCTTTCCCAGCAGCTCTCCGGCATCAATGCT GTGTTTTATTACTCAACTGGTATATTTGAGTCCGCCGGAGTGACTCAGCCCATCTACGCCACTATTGGAGCTGGTGCAGTCAACACTGTGTTTACTGTGGTGTCT CTCTTCTTGGTGGAGAGGGCCGGACGGAGAACTTTGCATCTTATTGGTTTGGGTGGAATGGCTGTCAGCGCCTTGATCATGACCATCGCCCTCTTAATG AAACACATAGAGGCAGTTCGGTACCTCAGCATTGCTGGAGTTTTTGCCTTCGTGGCCATGTTTGAGATGGGACCAGGGCCTATTCCATGGTTCATAGTGGCTGAACTCTTCTCTCAGGGTCCCCGACCCGCAGCCATGGCCGTCGCTGGATGCTCTAACTGGACAGCCAATTTCCTTGTGGGAATCAGCTTCCCCAAACTAGAG GAACTGTGTGGGCCATACGTCTTCATCATATTCATGATCTTCCTCATCTTCTTCTTCATCTTCACATACTTCTGCGTCCCTGAGACGAAGGGGCGAACATTCGACGAGATCGCTCGTGGTTTTAGCGGAGCCTCGCCTCCGCCCGCTGCCTCCTTGGAAGAGTCCGGCAGGGTGCCGCTTCCAGACTCCCCAGTGAAAGAGAAGGTCCCGTTGGTGGAAGCTTCCAGAAATTCCTCTGAGCAGGGACCCAGCTCATCCGAGCAGTGCACAGGAGAGGTGGGAAAGGTGGAGGAGCCATTGGTAGAATCTAGCAAATAA
- the styk1a gene encoding tyrosine-protein kinase STYK1 isoform X1, whose amino-acid sequence MSNASNLTYPCIPGNTLCEVLLYEVELIVVPVVFFLLFFTLLIIVFVLKCCYHKPTKPYQHHIIEKHDTQNHNNTQRHRNSARQHLQGIDAPPQFNPMEHEVIPMSAQSHHNNQNGKPAVPQTSTERSRDIFELITPLPPTLSVQHHDSVTLYRAVMDKQPVILRVLKESADAREHKSFLGFARFLTELGPHTSLPRLLGVVTVERPLMIVMEELEHRDLLSFLWRCRKERTGQTAPCDLTERRIFTMGAQIGSALEYLHSKNYIHGNVRARSILVGQDLSVKLWGLGPAFRRTMDVGSSMDSVEHVEMKKWQAPEVLARKPLQPSSDIWSFGILLYEMVTLGDVPFPNIMPSELLQYLQRGNKLKKPPSCSKTLYSIMENCCHWKPNDRTSLAELIRKLQSAESRANDQTVIRVSEPLDIENYMKEVGYTDSFSYAAL is encoded by the exons ATGTCTAATGCATCTAATTTAACGTATCCATGTATACCAGGCAATACTCTCTGTG AAGTGCTTTTATATGAAGTAGAACTGATTGTTGTTCCAGTGgtgttttttttgctttttttcaCCTTACTGATCATCGTGTTTGTGCTCAAATGTTGCTACCATAAGCCAACAAAGCCTTATCAACACCATATAATTGAAAAACATGACACACAAAACCATAACAACACACAAAGGCATCGCAACAGTGCCAGACAGCACCTGCAAGGCATTGATG CACCACCGCAGTTTAACCCAATGGAGCATGAGGTTATCCCAATGTCAGCCCAAAGTCATCATAACAACCAGAATGGCAAGCCTGCAGTACCGCAGACGTCCACAGAGAGGAGCCGTGACATCTTTGAACTGATCACACCACTGCCACCTACACTCTCTGTGCAACACCACGACTCGGTCACGCTGTATAGAGCTGTCATGGACAAACAGCCCGTGATTTTACGAGTGCTTAAAG AATCAGCTGATGCCCGAGAGCATAAATCTTTTCTGGGATTTGCCCGCTTTCTGACAGAGCTGGGCCCTCACACATCTCTGCCCAGACTGCTGGGTGTGGTGACTGTGGAGAGGCCATTGATGATCGTGATGGAGGAGCTGGAACACAGAGACCTGTTGAGCTTCCTGTGGAGGTGCAGAAAG GAACGCACGGGTCAGACAGCACCGTGTGACTTGACTGAAAGGCGAATCTTTACCATGGGCGCTCAGATTGGATCTGCTCTG GAGTATCTGCATAGTAAAAACTACATCCATGGAAATGTCAGAGCTCGAAGCATCCTGGTTGGTCAGGACCTGTCAGTCAAGCTTTGGGGGTTGGGGCCAGCATTTCGGAGGACGATGGATGTGGGTTCTTCGATGGATAGTGTGGAACATGTAGAAATGAAGAAGTGGCAAGCTCCAGAGGTGTTGGCACGGAAACCTCTGCAGCCCAGTAGCGACAT ATGGTCATTTGGCATTTTGCTGTACGAAATGGTCACGCTAG GTGACGTTCCTTTTCCCAACATTATGCCAAGTGAACTTCTGCAGTATTTACAGAGaggaaataaattgaaaaaacCACCCAGCTGCTCTAAAACCCT ATATTCCATCATGGAGAACTGCTGTCATTGGAAACCAAACGATCGAACCTCATTGGCTGAGCTGATTCGAAAGCTCCAATCAGCAGAGAGCAGAGCAAACGATCAGACAGTGATAAGAGTGTCAGAGCCGCTGGACATAGAGAATTACATGAAGGAAGTGGGTTACACAGATTCATTCAGCTACGCTGCGCTCTAA
- the styk1a gene encoding tyrosine-protein kinase STYK1 isoform X2, giving the protein MSNASNLTYPCIPGNTLCEVLLYEVELIVVPVVFFLLFFTLLIIVFVLKCCYHKPTKPYQHHIIEKHDTQNHNNTQRHRNSARQHLQGIDAPPQFNPMEHEVIPMSAQSHHNNQNGKPAVPQTSTERSRDIFELITPLPPTLSVQHHDSVTLYRAVMDKQPVILRVLKADAREHKSFLGFARFLTELGPHTSLPRLLGVVTVERPLMIVMEELEHRDLLSFLWRCRKERTGQTAPCDLTERRIFTMGAQIGSALEYLHSKNYIHGNVRARSILVGQDLSVKLWGLGPAFRRTMDVGSSMDSVEHVEMKKWQAPEVLARKPLQPSSDIWSFGILLYEMVTLGDVPFPNIMPSELLQYLQRGNKLKKPPSCSKTLYSIMENCCHWKPNDRTSLAELIRKLQSAESRANDQTVIRVSEPLDIENYMKEVGYTDSFSYAAL; this is encoded by the exons ATGTCTAATGCATCTAATTTAACGTATCCATGTATACCAGGCAATACTCTCTGTG AAGTGCTTTTATATGAAGTAGAACTGATTGTTGTTCCAGTGgtgttttttttgctttttttcaCCTTACTGATCATCGTGTTTGTGCTCAAATGTTGCTACCATAAGCCAACAAAGCCTTATCAACACCATATAATTGAAAAACATGACACACAAAACCATAACAACACACAAAGGCATCGCAACAGTGCCAGACAGCACCTGCAAGGCATTGATG CACCACCGCAGTTTAACCCAATGGAGCATGAGGTTATCCCAATGTCAGCCCAAAGTCATCATAACAACCAGAATGGCAAGCCTGCAGTACCGCAGACGTCCACAGAGAGGAGCCGTGACATCTTTGAACTGATCACACCACTGCCACCTACACTCTCTGTGCAACACCACGACTCGGTCACGCTGTATAGAGCTGTCATGGACAAACAGCCCGTGATTTTACGAGTGCTTAAAG CTGATGCCCGAGAGCATAAATCTTTTCTGGGATTTGCCCGCTTTCTGACAGAGCTGGGCCCTCACACATCTCTGCCCAGACTGCTGGGTGTGGTGACTGTGGAGAGGCCATTGATGATCGTGATGGAGGAGCTGGAACACAGAGACCTGTTGAGCTTCCTGTGGAGGTGCAGAAAG GAACGCACGGGTCAGACAGCACCGTGTGACTTGACTGAAAGGCGAATCTTTACCATGGGCGCTCAGATTGGATCTGCTCTG GAGTATCTGCATAGTAAAAACTACATCCATGGAAATGTCAGAGCTCGAAGCATCCTGGTTGGTCAGGACCTGTCAGTCAAGCTTTGGGGGTTGGGGCCAGCATTTCGGAGGACGATGGATGTGGGTTCTTCGATGGATAGTGTGGAACATGTAGAAATGAAGAAGTGGCAAGCTCCAGAGGTGTTGGCACGGAAACCTCTGCAGCCCAGTAGCGACAT ATGGTCATTTGGCATTTTGCTGTACGAAATGGTCACGCTAG GTGACGTTCCTTTTCCCAACATTATGCCAAGTGAACTTCTGCAGTATTTACAGAGaggaaataaattgaaaaaacCACCCAGCTGCTCTAAAACCCT ATATTCCATCATGGAGAACTGCTGTCATTGGAAACCAAACGATCGAACCTCATTGGCTGAGCTGATTCGAAAGCTCCAATCAGCAGAGAGCAGAGCAAACGATCAGACAGTGATAAGAGTGTCAGAGCCGCTGGACATAGAGAATTACATGAAGGAAGTGGGTTACACAGATTCATTCAGCTACGCTGCGCTCTAA